The Methanosarcina acetivorans C2A genome includes the window GTATGCATGGTAGTGATATTGCTTCCGCCTTCCCAGTAGATGCCTTTGCCCTTATACCCGTTGTACCTGAGAGGTTTAGCCGAACTGCTCTTGTTGTTGTTGGTCTCGTCCGTTTCAGCGATAAGGTTGTCAGGGTCGACAACGGCAGTGTAGGTCACGGTGCCGCCTTCAAGGTCACGGATTGTGGGGTCGATCAGGGTTACAGTAGTCGTTGCATCGCCAGCAAGGGACGCAATCGTTGTCGTATCTACGGGAACTGTGCCACTGGAAACGTCGCTTGCATACACAGCTATCGAAATATTACTAAGGGTTTCATCTCCGGTATTCTTGACATTGAGAACTTTCACAGGATTTGCTTCCCTGGCAAAGACCGCAGAAGCCGGAACGGTGTTGACAATTCCTGAGATTGTAAGGTCGTTCGTCGCCACTTGACCCGCTTGAGTTACGGTTATGTAATCTGTCTTCAGCTCGGAATCGCTTCCGTCTTCATTCGTAACTGTGAGGTTGACAGAATAGGTTCCTTCAGTGGAATAGGTGTGTACTGGACTCTGCTCAGTTGAGTTTGCTCCATCTCCGAAGTCCCATTCCCAGGTAGTCGGAGACCCGGTAGATTCATCCGTGAAGTTGACTGTTAAAGGCGCGTCTCCGGATATCGGTGATGCTGTGAATGCAGAAACGGGGGCAACAGGACCGCTACCGCCAAAGTAGTTTTCAAAAGGCTGCATTAGGGGGTAGTTATCGGCTCCCAGACTGTCAGGTAAGACGTATGGATCGTCCCCAATTCCATTATTGTTATTGTCTGTACCGTTGTAGTCGGACCAGTAGTTGCCCATATAGCCGGTGTAGGTCGTGCTGTTAAAGGTGTAGGGGATTTGATCAGGAGAAGACCAGATTGTTGTTGTCGGGGCAGTTCCCAGAAGAATAATTTGTGCGGTATTTTCAATGAAATCATTCAGATAGATTTTGTTGTTGTCACCTGCACTGTCGAATTTAATTCCACCTCCATTTCTCGAGAAGATATTATGGGTTATGGTAGTATTCGTAACTGTATTCTTATATAGGCGAAGTGCAACTCCAGTATTATTTCTGAATGTATTGTTAGTAATAGTGCAACCTGGTACATTATAAACAGTAAGCATATTTGTTGCCGTTGAGTTTTCTAGAACATTGTTGCTAAAGGTGCAAAAGTTAGCATCTTGTCTAAAATAAATTGCACTGTATGTGTTTGAAAGATCAGTAAAATGATTATTTAATATTTTGGATTTGGACGATAATCCATACATATTTATAGAACCAGATCCATTAACAAGATTTCCTTCAAAAGTCAGATTCGAAGCAGAGTAGTATCTCCCAAAAGCAGTACTTATTGAGTTAACTAGTATGCAGTTTTTGATAGTACAATCAGGAGCTGGGCCATATGTGCTTAAATATAAGTCTGACATCAATTTCATCCCTTCAAGGTCAGTTCCAGTTGCATTGCCAATATCTGGAAGCCTAATTTGGCTGGTGGGGCCAACCGTTACGAGATCAGCACCCTCTCCAATGATTGTAATGTATGGCTTGTTGACATTGAAACCGAGATAATCACCTGCATAAACGTAAATAGTATCTCCGGAAGAAGCGCTGTTGACAGCAGTTTGTATGTCTGTGAAATCTGCCCCACCATCGTCATCGACGTACCAGGTCTTTGCTTCTGCAGGCATCGTTAATACTATGCAAATAATTGCAAAAAGAATTAGAAATATTCTTTTATTCATCTATCATTCACTCCTCATTTCTGAAATTTTAGCCCGAAACTCCCGTGATTGTGGTCTTTTTCAGCAGGATCTGAGGGGATGTTCGGGATTGAATCACAATTATTTTGTAGCTCTTTTAGTCTGAAAGGGGAATCTCCCAATAATAAAAAATAAAAAAATTTGTGGTGTATATAAAAAACCTGGAGCTGCGTTATGTTGTGTTTTTCAGATCAGCCCAAATTATTGAGTTTAAGTCACTGTATATAATTTAGTTCTCATTTCTGAAGTCAAGAACGAAACTTTTCAAGTATTGCTGCCTTCTCTCAGCCTTCCAACATTTGATTCAATGTTGTGGAGTTGATCCGAATTTGGATTCCGAATTTCCTGGAGAAGATCACGTTTCAGACTTGGATAATTTAGTGTGAAAAATGGTTACGATATATATAAATTGATCTAAAAAATAAGAGTAGTATCTGTTTATATATGTATTAAGTAATAAAAACAAATTGATTTGTAATACTCATCTTGCAATTATGAATTACTTGGTTGAACTGAAAAAACTGCATTAAATCATCAACTGTCTAAATTAATCGATCTGATGCTCTGGAAAATGTTTCTGAAACTTTTATTGATGTGGAAATAAATTGGTTTTGGGATGAGCTCATTAATTAACGAGGAGCCGAAAAAAGTGCATTGAACTGAGAGTGAAATGGTTTCCAATTAATTTGAAGAGGATACACATTCGTGGTCTGTTCTCATGTAGAAAGCTGAAAAAGAGAAACAAAAGGTGGGCAGATTTTATTTGTACCCACCTTGAACATTGAGTTTTTTGTTGCTGTCGTCAATTTAGGTATTCAGGAGAAGTATCACAACTTTCGAAAAGAGTTGCACAACTAAATCACCTGAGCCACATTGAGATTATTGTTGCCGTCGCCCTTCCAGGCAATGTATAGACTATTGTTGTGTACACAAAGAGCCGGGGATTCAGGACTTGTCTCAGGAGACGTGTATTTGTTCCCAAAGGTCATTCCGTTGTCCGCCGAGTACATCACATTCAAATTGTTGTTGCCGTCGCCTTTCCAGGCAAGATATAACCGACCATTAAGGGAGGCAAGTGCCGGACTGACAGGACTCGTATCACCAAGAGTAACCTTGTTTGAAAAATCAGTGATATTGTCCCCATTCATGGTTACCTGAGCAACATTGAGGTAATTGTTGCCGTTGCCTTTCCAGGCAATGTATAGACTATTGTTATGTACACAAAGAGCCGGGGATTCAGGACTTGTCTCAGAAGAAGTGTATTTGTTCCCAAAGGTCATTCCGTTGTCCGCCGAGTACATCACATTCAAATTGTTGTTGCCGTCGCCTTTCCAGGCAAGATATAACCGACCATTAAGGGAGGCAAGTGCCGGACTTACCGGACTCGTATCACCAAGAGTAACCTTGTTTGAAAAATCAGTGATATTGTCCCCATTCATGGTTACCTGAGCAACATTGAGGTAATTGCTGCCGTTGCCTTTCCAGGCAATGTATAGACTATTGTTATGTACACAAAGAGCTGGGGATTCAGGACTTGTCTCAGAAGAAGTGTATTTGTTCCCAAAGGTCATTCCGTTGTCCGCCGAGTACATCACATTCAAATTGTTGTTGCCGTCGCCTTTCCAGGCAAGATATAACCGACCATTAAGAGAGGCAAGTGTCGGACTTACCGGACTCGTATCACCAAGAGTAACTTTGTTTGAGAAACCTGGTGTTTCATATTTTACTTTCAGGGTAGCAAGTGTTGTTTTGTATGAACCGCTGCCCTTGGAGTAGGCAAGAGTACTTGACTGCCCAGCAGTGATATTATCTGTCACGTCCCAGGTATTCAGACCGCTATAATTGGATGGAGTGCTTCCTGTTTTTGCTACGCCATTGAAGGTGTAGTTGGCATCTGAGTAGGAGAAATAGCGGATCTTGCTTTCAGCACTGACCCATCCGCTGGAGAGTCCAGAGGTATCAAAGATGGTGTTCCCGTTTGCAGGACTGGACCAGTCGCCTCCGTGGTTCACCCAGTAGTAAGTCTGGTCTGTGGACGAGGTATTATTGTAGGCAACAACCAGAGTTACTCCCTTAATCCTTCCGTCAAAGTTCTTTCCGCTGATTGCTTCGCTCTTGACATTGATTGCAGGGTTTGCTGCGGAGATAAGGCTTGTCACATCGTACTGGGCCTCGTAGTCCGAGTAAACCTTATTTACATGGTCGTTGAGCGGGAAAGAAGCTCCGTTCGTCAGGGATGCGATGTCCATAGTTTCGGTACCTAGAGTGGATTCGTAGGTACTGTCCCCATCTCCATCTAATTTCACTGTTGAGGAAAGGGCGTAGGTGTTGGCTGCTGAACCGGAGTAGGTGTTAACGTACAGTTTTGCCCACTGGATATTTCCTACTGCTGCCGCCGGCAGAGTGAAGGTCTGGTTCACTTCAGTGGCAGGCCAGGTCGTGG containing:
- a CDS encoding DUF3344 domain-containing protein, with the translated sequence MNKRIFLILFAIICIVLTMPAEAKTWYVDDDGGADFTDIQTAVNSASSGDTIYVYAGDYLGFNVNKPYITIIGEGADLVTVGPTSQIRLPDIGNATGTDLEGMKLMSDLYLSTYGPAPDCTIKNCILVNSISTAFGRYYSASNLTFEGNLVNGSGSINMYGLSSKSKILNNHFTDLSNTYSAIYFRQDANFCTFSNNVLENSTATNMLTVYNVPGCTITNNTFRNNTGVALRLYKNTVTNTTITHNIFSRNGGGIKFDSAGDNNKIYLNDFIENTAQIILLGTAPTTTIWSSPDQIPYTFNSTTYTGYMGNYWSDYNGTDNNNNGIGDDPYVLPDSLGADNYPLMQPFENYFGGSGPVAPVSAFTASPISGDAPLTVNFTDESTGSPTTWEWDFGDGANSTEQSPVHTYSTEGTYSVNLTVTNEDGSDSELKTDYITVTQAGQVATNDLTISGIVNTVPASAVFAREANPVKVLNVKNTGDETLSNISIAVYASDVSSGTVPVDTTTIASLAGDATTTVTLIDPTIRDLEGGTVTYTAVVDPDNLIAETDETNNNKSSSAKPLRYNGYKGKGIYWEGGSNITTMHTFDLQGNLLYSTQPDSAYQPVGWESRTETWTASDLPVPDDSTIEKVLLYVAYNWDQTPGGYPWLNIDFNGYILDNGNISTGNGTLYRDWSNFGAYADYEYGLCVYDVTDKFSSAGNSLVMTPVGENKNALYPSTLVVVYGNDNETRKQIFINEECDELGLSASSYGTTPEEATAYAPFTGMSIDVEKVTNAMLYSFAGSAGPDEGNLLFNGNIVATNAWQGSSNSGSPLAFDATNYINATGNEAGVQSTTSGGMDALQQILVIEYEESAPAAPVADFTATPTSGDAPLAVNFTDTSTGSPTSWFWDFGDGANSTEQNPSHTYSAAGSYTVNLTVENDAGSDFELKSSYIEVSEASGSTVTLYFDPESSSVSENESTEINLVASNFPAGLAGYNLTVALDDPAVAEIVDIEYPSWALITENSTLPGTSIYMKTVDLEDSVKEGAADVVLATLTVSGKEKGSANLSIGVKRLEDDSGDSIEPALLAGTIEVTLLSPLPGQEYAPRDLDGDGLYEDLTGNGEFSFVDIVAYFHNMDWIEENMPVEYFDFNGNGRIDFDDVVDMFAMI